The following coding sequences are from one Biomphalaria glabrata chromosome 8, xgBioGlab47.1, whole genome shotgun sequence window:
- the LOC129927906 gene encoding brevican core protein-like, producing the protein MRQIQLYQFSSFLSLGYLGLIVQVRSDYFYKVEKSNSVMQYSTTILQVTSLLDCSRKCQLQKCACFSYSNYVCSIGKCNLTNNNLGSSQEIYVSCLNSIGFNFITIGSVRACVWMSSNSTDYITARDDCRGKDAHLYTVKTMDRLKWLQTYYPKTSIWIGLNDMVVEGILLWEDDNSVCNSSCISQYFNAGEPTNSKYLTPDGEDCITYYLNLPLLNDVTCSLTYVYICEKPFF; encoded by the exons ATGCGTCAAATACAATTATATCAGTTCAGCTCCTTTCTGAGTTTAGGCTACCTAG GTCTGATAGTCCAAGTAAGATCggactatttttacaaagtagAAAAAAGTAACTCTGTAATGCAATATTCCACAACAATATTACAAGTCACAAGTCTTCTTGACTGTTCCAGAAAATGTCAGCTACAGAAGTGTGCTTGTTTTTCATATAGTAACTATGTATGCTCCATTG GGAAGTGTAACTTGACGAACAATAACTTAGGCTCAAGTCAAGAAATATACGTTTCATGTTTGAACAGCATAGGATTTAACTTCATCACCATTGGTTCAGTTCGCGCATGCGTGTGGATGTCCTCCAACTCAACAGATTACATCACTGCCAGAGATGACTGTAGAG GCAAAGACGCTCATCTCTATACAGTCAAAACAATGGACAGACTGAAATGGCTACAGACGTATTACCCTAAAACGTCTATATGGATTGGTCTAAACGACATGGTGGTAGAAGGAATACTCCTATGGGAAGACGACAATTCCGTCTGTAACTCTAGCTGTATAAGTCAGTATTTTAACGCAG GTGAGCCAACAAACAGTAAATATCTCACGCCCGACGGTGAAGACTGCATCACATACTACTTAAACTTGCCGCTGTTGAATGACGTCACGTGCTCCTTGACTTATGTCTACATCTGTGAAAAGCcttttttctaa